A segment of the Panthera uncia isolate 11264 unplaced genomic scaffold, Puncia_PCG_1.0 HiC_scaffold_1063, whole genome shotgun sequence genome:
GCTCAATGAGTACCAATTAcatgctatgtgtcaggcacaaaTCTAGATACCAGGAGAGTAAAGACTAAGTGTGCTCAGGTTCTTGTCTTCCAGGACCTCAAAGTGCCAAAAAGGATACAGACAAGTTAGCGGTTACAAGACGGTCTGATAGCAGCCGTGATGATAAAGGAACATACACAGGGCATCCTAAGGAAAGAACTGTCTCGAAGAGGAAGGGGTTAGCCAGGCAGATTTGGCCAGACCAGGGGCCCTGGGCGTAGCCCTGAAGTATACCGTGGATTCTAGACCTGACCGTGCAGTCAGCTACCCAACTTTGTATTAAGGTGCTTGAGTCTCTCAGTGTTTCAGTTTTACTGTGtaagagtggggggaaggggtgaaATTACAGTATTAGCAtgaactatttaattttttttaatgtttatttttgagagagtgtgtaagtggggtagaggcagagagggagacacagaatccgaagcaggctccaggctctgagctgtcagcacagaggccgacacggggctcgaacttacagaccgtgagatcgtgacctgagctgaagtcagacgcttaatccactgagccccccaggcgcgcCTAGGAGGAACCGTTTAGAATGCTGTTAGGTCAAGTGATAGCGATGTCATACGCTTCAGCCCAAACATGCCGACGTCTGTAAGCGTCAAAACACGAAGGCATCTTCTAGTACAGTGCTGACGCTCTTTaagcgtgtgtgtgcgcgctccgCAAAAGGGAGAGACAACCGGAGGGAGTCAAAGGCACTGACTGGGATGGGGTCAAGTTCCAGAAGCCTCAAGTAGTTCATCGTGTAAGAGATGAGGCAGGAAAGTAAGCAGAGACCGGAAGAGGAAGGGGTTAACTCCGTCCCGAAGGCCCTGAGGGAGGAGCTCCGAGGACCTAGGAGGACCTAGGAGGGTCCGAGGACCAAGTCAGAGTAGGCCTGGCTCACATTCACTCCGAGGAGGTGAGGGCTGCAGCTCCGCAGTCCCAGCCTCACCAAGGGAAGTCAGGATTCTGGCGGGGCCGCAACGGAACATGGggcaccccttccttcctcctcctttactGTTCCATCCCTGGCCTCCGCTCTGAGTGTTCCCCACTGCCCTTTGCGCCCCACGCTTGTTGTCCTTCCAGGTGGCGGCCCCGCAGCGGAGCAGCTGTGCGTGCTAGGCCTGCTGCACCGAGAGCTCCACGGCCCGGGCCCCACGGGAGCATTGAGCAGCCTTGCCCAGACCGAGGTGACCCTGAGTGGTACAGCGGGCCAGGCCTCGGCCCACATCCTCTGTCGGAGGCCCCGACAGCGCCCAACCCTCGAGGTCAGGAGAACCCCGGGGAAGCACTAAGGTCAGGGTCGGACGGAAGGGGAGTCTTGGCGGAAAGAAGAGTAAGAAAGCTGGCGTGGCCGAGCGCTTCCCTGTCTCCTTGTTTTGTCATTTCCCTCCTGATCCTCACCACGGCCCTGGGAGGTGGCTTGTTTGGTTGTCCCCTTACTCAAGTTACAGACAGtgagtggtagagccaggattggaACACAGGATTGCCTGACTCGGATCCCGTGGGCTTAACCAAGAGGAGATCTTGACTTCCAAGAAACGGCAAAGGAGAAAAGACTGGGAGCGGTTGTTGGGGGAGAAGGAGCGAGTCCCTTCGGAGAGCTCTGAAGGAGGGCGAGGGGAAGAGCAGGGGCTGGAAGCTGTTACACTGATGGTGGGgcgggcaggggtgggcagggccggCGGGTCCAAGTTCTTCTCTCTGGTTTGTTCCGTCAGGTGGAAACAACCTTTCCGTTAatactcttccttctcccccagaCTCTGTGGTTCTCCGTCCTGCCTGACTTGAGCCTGGATCTCCAAGGGGGACCCCCGCTagagtcccagccccacccagatCCTCACACACCGCAGGTATCTCGCAGGCCAGGGCGGAAACGAGGGACCGGAGCTTGTGGGTCTGCTGAAAGGAGAGACTGGAaactgcagggggtgggggtggggtcaggggtGCAGCCATGAGGCAGTGGCAGTATCCCTTGTGCCTGCAGGTGGACCCCGCCTCCCGCTTGACCTTTAACCTCCACCTGTCCAAGAGAGAACGAGAAGCCAAGGATAGCCTGACACTGCCTTTCCAGTTCAGCTCCGAAAAGTAAGGTTGGGGGCCAGGCGCCTGGGTTCCTGAGTAGAGCCCCGCGTCCGGGCCTGAGAGGTGGGGTGATGGCAGGTTATTGATTAACCTCAGACTTTACAGGGGCTGAAGTCCACCTCCAAAGACAAGTCTGGGGAGTGGTTCTCTACCCGCTCCTGCCCCAACGAGGCTAAAGGGCCTCTAGGTCTCTTTTCTCGCCGTTAGAGCCTTAGGTCACAGAGCAATCGGGTCTGGGCTGAGCCAGACCAGACCCTGGGGAagtggccctgcccctctctgggcaaCAGTGTTACCGGGAGGACGGGAAGCCGGTTGGGTGTGGTAGAGACAGGTTCGTAATGGCCTCTGTATGCCTGTCGTTCTGTGCTCAGTGTGTGGGTGGGCAAAGCCAGACCGTGGCAGGATCCGAGCCCTCGAGCTGCTAAGAACGTAGGGGATCGTTAGGCGAGCGGCATCCGTCTATCCCAGTACCGGATGCGGCTCCCATGCTGACTAAACGAGGAGGTCAGAGAAAGGGACTTGAACCAAGAAAACACGAAagccaaagagaaagaggagggagtcAGTCACCAGGAAGCGTGTCCAGACAGGACCCCGTTACCCACCCTCGCCAGCACCCgctccccccctcctctccccagacaGCAGGCTCTGCTGCGCCCTGGGCCCGGCCCTGCTACCAGCCGCATCTTCTATGAGCCAGACGCGTTCGATGACCTGGACCCAGAAGACCCAGATGGTGACCTGGATGTTTGATGGGGAGCCTTGACCAGCCTgtactggggaggggggagagagaccTTGGACGCGTAACCATCCTTTCATTGTTTGCCGCGGCCTTACCCTGCCCCACCTGTGCTCCCTGTGTGCGGAGGTCCTGCCTCGTGACCCCCGAGTCGGAGTAGCTTCCAGGCGGGACAAAacatgggaaggggcagaggggaaggtgaGGGAACAGAGACGCCTCCCTTTCCAGcctaataaaatctatttttttactaaaaaagaaaCCTTGCTAGCCGTGTAAGCGGGAGTTGGCAGTGGGAGGGACTGcgtgggaagaggcagggaagccaGGCACCTGAGTCTTGGAGAGTCACTAGCGTTGGGGCCCAAGTGACAACGGTGCCACGGGGAGGGCCTTGCACACCGATAGCGCTCGGTGCGTGTTGTTTTAAACTGAAGCAGATACACTTAAAGGTTCCAGGTTCCCTGTAAGGATCTGGGTTGAAAGAAAGCAGAGACCCtgaagggggaggaaaaaaaagcctcCTTTCCAAAACATACGGTTTTATTCCTGTACAAAAAGCACACCCTCCTCTTTTTGCGTCCCTCACCCAACCCCCTCGGGGGAACTGTACAAGGTGCGCGAGCGGGGTGGCGGGGCTTGTCTGTCTCGGCACCCCGCCCACAGGCCGAGCTCTGCCCCAGGCCGGTTCAGGTCCCCGGGCACACCATAGGCTGCCGGGCCGGGCCAGGGGGCCCCCGGCTCACACGTACTCCTTGGCAGAGTTGGGCTTGGGGTAGGAGCGGGGTGCACGGTACCCAGCTTTGCTCTCACTCCCGGGACAGGAGCAAGAGAGGAGGGCGCCTCCCAGGATGACCAGAGCCGACCCCGCCCAGCCAATGAAGATGGCAGGACCGAACTCGTACCTATGGAGAGAGGGGGTTAGGGTCAGAAACGCGGCCTTTCCTGGAGGGGGATCCGGAACTGTCGCCCCTTTAGGAGGCCGGGCTCCCATACTTACTTCAGATTCATGGGGACCAACGGGTTATAAAAGTCTGTGACAATCTGGTGGCCATACCAGGAACAAGCTACCAAGGCAGCAAGACCTGGGGGAGAGAACGACTGGCATGTTAGAGGAGGCCCCAGGCCGGCACCTTGCACACCTCCACCCTACGATTGCAGAAGAGGCACTGGGCCCTCCTTGGGCCTGCTGCTCACCTGCCACGATGAAAATGATGCCTCCGGTCATGGCTATCCGGGCCTTCTTCACTTTGTCGTCTCCCCCGCAGCTTGTACACTTCATGCCCATCGTGGCCACGAACATGGCCAGGAAGCCCAGCACCAGGGACACCACCATGAGGGCTCGGGTGGCCTGTATGGCCGCTGCGGGGAAGGGGGAAGGACGCCCTCATTCCTGGAAACGCGGGTCGCTGGGCTTGGGGCCCCTTGGGCGTCCAAGCCCCGCGCAGCGCCGGGTGGATCCCGCCCCGTCCCGGCTCCGCGGCCTTGCCGCTCCGCCCCGCCCTCCTTCTGCCCTAGGACCCGCCCGGGGCGCGAGGGTTTCGGCGAAACCGCcccggcaggggagggggggcagggaggaaggggcccGCGGagaggggcggcggcggcggccgcagcCCCCGCACGGGCCGCAGATCTCGGCCCGCGGCCCAGCCCTGACCCCCACTATCGCGGCCACCGGCTCTGTGGCTTCGGCTAATCGGCCGATAAGATTACAGGCCGCAGGCTGCGGCCCTCGTCTGACGGCGCGCACGGCTCCGCGGACCCAGCGCCCTCCGCCCCGCGCCGCCTTTTGTCCGAGAGAAAAGGGCGGGAGACGGAGGCCGCCAGCCGCGCAGGGCGGCGGGGGTAGGAGAGGCCTAGAGGGGGCTGGGCCGCCGGGTGCCGAGACCCGGGGAGgcccgggcgggggggggcggggggaggggggcgcagcCGACGTGCAGCCCCCACGCCCCCGCCCCCGATCCGGTCCGGCCGCTTCCGCGTCCTGCTCCCCGGCAACCCCGGGCGTCGGGCCTCGCGCCCTTGCCCCGCACCCCGCCCGGCGCCCTCGCTCCCGGGCGCGTCCGCCCCGTCGGCCCCGCGGCCTTACCCGGCAGGGCGAGCACCGAGTCGTACATCTTGCAGCTCATCATGCCGGTGCTCTGCGTGACGCAGTCCATCCACAGCCCCTTGTACATGGCCTGGGCCGTGATGATGTTGTCGCCCGCGTACGAGCTCATCTGCCACTGCGGGATGGCGGTGGACGCCACCAGGCCCACCCAGCCCAGCAGGGCCAAGGCAAAGCCCAGCAGCTGCAGGCCCGAATTGGCCATCTTCGCCCTCGGAAGAGCCTGGGGACGCCGGGCGGGCGACCCTGCGGTAAAGCAAACCCACCTCGGGGGGGCAGCCCCACAGAAAGCGACGAGTCACCCGAAGAGAAGTTTGGGGTCAAGTGACCGCAGATCTTTTTGTCACtcgagaaaaaaaacaaaacacaaaaaaaaccacacacacaaatcgatCCTTCAGGCGGGGCAAGGGTCTCACAGAAGGATCAGGCCACGCCCGGGGACTGGTGGTCGAAAAAGCGATCCCGCGAAGGCCAGGCGGTCCCCTCCGGCGTTCTCCGCGACCCTACCCAGACGAAAGGCGGAGGGGCGGTGTGCGCGCCGTCCTGGGTACTGGAAGCCCCCAAAGTGCCCTGGGCTGTCGGCCTGAGGCTGCAGTGCCCGGTGGCTCGGCGGTGAGCGGGCAGGTGCGGGCGGACAGGTGCGGCGCACCTGAGTATATGTAGGGCGTCAGGGGCGCGCCCCCGCGGGCACCGGGAGCGCGGGGGGGAGGCGGGACCGGAGGGCGGCCGAGGGTGACCTGACGTCACCGAAGGGACACTCACCTGAGCCGGAAGtcctggcccccacccctccttgccCAGGTGAAGAGGAAGAAACCTGAGCCCCAGGGTCACGCCCCTTCTCCTGCCCGGCTTGGATTGCGGGTAGGGAGGAGGCGGTGGCTTCTCCGGAGCTCCCAGCTTGGAGTCAGCCCCTCCAGACTGGACTTCCCTGGGCAGCGGgatgccccttctcctctccccggCAGGTGCGCCTGGGATACTGCGGCCCCAGAGCCCGGGGACGCCCTGGGCCCCTCGgttccgccccccacccccacccctcccctccgctgggactcttggtttctactctaGGCGCTCTCCGTCCTGCCCTACTTTCGTCCCCGCccctctgctcttccttttcctcagtCGGCTCTCCTAAGCGTCCCCACCTTGGGGAACCGTAGCTCCAGTCCCTCAGAACTGCCCCCCTTCAGCAGCCTCCTTGGAGTCTGCATTCCCAGAACCACCGGCGCAGCAGCACCCCCACGCCCCGTGCCCCTGGCCGCCGCCCTCCTATCCCGCCCTCCAGCTGACGCCTGGCTGCCAGGCCCCGGCCTCCACAGCCCCGTCTTCTTGGCTGTCCATTCCAATCCCTATCCCTGACCTGCCTGGACCCTTGGCACCCCACCTCTAGGGGGTCACTATCCCCCACCTGCGACGAGGGTCCTTCCtagcaaaaggaagaaagcacTGAGGCCAGAAGTCAGcagagggtggggagcagggtcAGGCCTAGGTGACATTCTTGGCCACCCCTGTCGCTCCCTTCCCTTGGAGACTTTCCAAACCTGTGCcccaccttctccttccctcccgtCTTACACAcgtttccctttccttccttctgagccTGGACCTGACTCTGTGCACCCTCTGCGCTTCATGCAGGGCTTCCTCCTCCCTCGGGAGTCtacctcccagccccctccctgcccccgcgCCCCGCAGCGCCGCTCCGCTGCCTCCTTGCCCGGagtcctccccacccacctcttcgCTCCCAGACCCACACGTTTCCAGCCCCCTCACCGTGTCTATTTTTTCCCTCCACTCTCCcacatttcccatttttctttgtcctctcAAACATTTCTCTGTAAGGCTCTCCTTTTTTGATTCATGGTgaggtggtggttttttttttttttaacctatcttttttttcttataatttattttgagagagagagagagagagagagagagagggagaatcccaagcaggctccacactgtcagcccagagcccgatgtggctcgaacccacaagagtgagatcgtgacttaagccaaaatcaggagtcagaagcccaaccaactgagccacgcaggtgccccgagttgttgtgtttttttttttaaggtactttCCAGCTCCAAAATGTTGTTTCTCATTACGGAAGTATATCCAGCTTGTGAGCAAGCTCACTGCTACACCTCAGGCCGACCCGCCACGTCCGCCTCTTGCCTGCCCACCCCAGCTGCCCCCAAACCGACAGCCCCGCCCCGTTTCCCCGCTGGTCCTTTTGAAATCTATTCTCCGGAAGTgaactggtttgtttgtttcagactTGGATCCCGTTACTTTCTGTTTAAAATCCTTAACgtagggggcacccgggtggctcagttaattaagtgtctgattttggctcagggcctgatctcaccgttcgcgagctcgagccccgtgtcgggctctgagctgacggcgctgagcctgcttgggatcctctctctctctgcccctcccctactcggtCCCGGGTGCACGtgcatgcgcgcgctctctctccctctctctctctctcaataaataaacttaaaaaaataaaaataaaacaaaatccttaaaAGCCTCCAATGTCTCTGCTCGCTCCAGTGTTGCTACACTGGGCTTGGCAAAATAAATGCCGTGTGGCTCGCCGGACTGTGCCTCTGCCATACGaaccctctctctgctcccgaCGTGTATCTCTTTTGCTATTTTCCTTCACACACTCTGTTCTCTATGCCTGGATGCTCttgtccctgtcccctcccctccttcctctaccCTGCTGACCGACGCATCCGACTCATCCTTCAGCAATCAGCTGGAGTCTCGCTTCTCCCGGGAAGCCTGACCTGACCACCCCGCCCCAGACTGAGTCATATCCCTCGGTGGATGTGCTCACTCACCGCTACTTGGGGCTTTAACTGCACGGCTTCTTATCACAGAAACTATTTCCTCGTGTGCCTATTTACTCAGTGTCAGTCTTCCCCTGTCGATGCCTCCGGGTTTATcgccaataaatatttgatgaatggatgaaaaaataaactacaaattaACGATATTTTCATCCacttgttcaacaaatgtttcccGAGGGCCCGTATAAATGGCTCCGGACGTTGCTCCGGACGTACAGCTGTAACGACCCAGATGAGGACACTGCCCTCCCGTCACTCGGATGCCAGAGGGAGGAAGCAGACAATAAAGGCATAAACAAGATGGTGCACGTTTTAAAGGCAATAAAACGGGGCAATGTGATGAGGTTGGGTCCACTGGAGGGAGACCTTTCCAGGAAGTGACTAGCAAGGAACCAGCCAAGGGAAAACCACGTTGGGTGAAGAAAGTGGAAAGGGCCGAGACCCTGTGTGGATTGCCCCTTTGCGATTTTGTAGtattcgtttcttttttttaattgtccttaatgtttaattatttttcgGAGAGACGGAAtgtgagcaggagatgggcagagagagagggagacagagaatccgaaacaggatgcaggctctgagctgtcggcccagagcccgacgtggggctcgaccccacgaaccgtgagatcatgacctgagcccaaatcaggcacttaaccaactgagccacccaggtgctcctataagTACTAATTTTAAAGCAGGATCTCTCAACCTCAGCaccattgacatttggggccagataactCTTTGTCGCAGGTGACTGTCCTGttcattgtaggatatttagcataACATCTTTGACTTCTATTGATTAGACGCCAGGAGAGCCCTCCGCTGAGCCCCAAGGTGACAATCCAAAATGGCTCCAGACGTTGCCGGATGTCGGGGTGACGAGAGGGGCAAAATGGGTCCCGGCTAAGAGCCACCGATTTAAAGCGTGGCCAGGCAGCATCACTGTGGCGTTTAGTGGAAAACTGGGGGTGGATGGTGTGGAGGTCTCTCTCCACGAAGAGAAGGGAGCGAGATACCTGGGAAAATGAGCTGGTCggctgggaggggcctgggacCGCCGGAAGAGAAAGATGAGGTTCAACACCTACTGATGACAAGAACTTCTAGcaaacaaagattagaaaggacattCTTATGCCTCGTGAAAAAGTATCAGGCTCACCTCTTTTATTTTCGGGAAAAGGATAAAGAAACTCACTGTTACCGCTTTTGTTTGGACCGAGTTCTGGAGGTCTTGATTGCtactacaaagaaataaaagaaggaagtggTGTAATGATTGAAAGGgacaaaataaaactgatttgCAGATGTTATAACTGTATCCTTAGAAAAGGGAatggaggggcgcccggggggctcggcTGGttgagcacgcaactcttgatttcggctcaggtcgtgacctcacggtttgtgggttcgagccccgcgtcaggttctgcgctgacagcacgttctgcttgggattctgtctccctctctctcctcccctcctccctgctccttatctctctcccttaaaaaaaaaaaaaaaaaaaaaaaagggaatagaaTCGAGAGACACATTAGTAATTAGTTTCATCAAGGTTGCTGTATGCGAGATCCagctacaaaaaaacaaaatgaaacaaaacaaattgctAGCATTTTGCTACACCAGTAACAACCAACTggaaaatacaatgtaaaataaCATTCAATTTGTATCAAAATTATAAAGCGCCTAGGAATTAACCAAGTATTGACAAGACctcagtgggagaaaaaaaagtttaattcaaATAAAGGACATAGATAACTTGGAAGAATAGAGAAACAGCCCCTGGGCTTATAAATGCGGTG
Coding sequences within it:
- the LOC125916736 gene encoding claudin-7, producing the protein MANSGLQLLGFALALLGWVGLVASTAIPQWQMSSYAGDNIITAQAMYKGLWMDCVTQSTGMMSCKMYDSVLALPAAIQATRALMVVSLVLGFLAMFVATMGMKCTSCGGDDKVKKARIAMTGGIIFIVAGLAALVACSWYGHQIVTDFYNPLVPMNLKYEFGPAIFIGWAGSALVILGGALLSCSCPGSESKAGYRAPRSYPKPNSAKEYV
- the LOC125916735 gene encoding elongator complex protein 5-like isoform X2 encodes the protein MESVLALRGLVLLRDSVEWEGRSLLKALIKKAALSGEQVHILGCEVSEEEFRAGFDSSINSRLVYYDLFRDPLNWAQTGEALPGGPLGALQAMCKRTDPGPVTVALDSLSWLLLRLPCAALCQALCAMSRQHACRGGGPAAEQLCVLGLLHRELHGPGPTGALSSLAQTEVTLSGTAGQASAHILCRRPRQRPTLETLWFSVLPDLSLDLQGGPPLESQPHPDPHTPQVDPASRLTFNLHLSKREREAKDSLTLPFQFSSEKQQALLRPGPGPATSRIFYEPDAFDDLDPEDPDGDLDV